One region of Paucibacter aquatile genomic DNA includes:
- a CDS encoding NAD-dependent epimerase/dehydratase family protein has protein sequence MNTTPSPVSLSSTPGIALVLGASGGIGGEVARQLLAAGWQVRGLKREPPSEAQARSGIAWQRGDALDGTAVRQAAQGCQLIVHAVNPPGYLRWAELVLPMLEHSIAAAREQGACLLLPGTVYNYAPDAPMPLREDAPQQPPSRKGAIRVEMEWRLQEAASEAAERPCQVLIVRAGDFFGPQPGNSWFSQGLIQPGRPPKRVLLPATPGVGHQWAFLPDVARTMVALVQRRAELPAFASFHMAGHWDADGRQMGEAIQRVMAQHGLPTPRLRAFPWWLMRVLAPFKATLREMQEMRYLWRQPVSMDNARLRAVLGEEPHTPLDEAVAHSLRGLGCLPLAAALASHSAAAGLKA, from the coding sequence ATGAACACCACACCCAGCCCCGTCTCTCTTTCTTCCACTCCAGGCATCGCCCTGGTCCTGGGCGCCAGCGGCGGCATCGGCGGCGAAGTCGCTCGCCAGCTGCTGGCCGCCGGCTGGCAGGTGCGCGGCCTCAAGCGCGAGCCGCCCAGCGAGGCCCAGGCCCGCAGCGGCATCGCCTGGCAGCGCGGCGATGCGCTGGACGGCACGGCCGTGCGGCAGGCCGCCCAGGGCTGCCAGCTGATCGTGCATGCCGTCAACCCGCCCGGCTACCTTCGCTGGGCCGAGCTGGTGCTGCCCATGCTGGAGCACAGCATCGCTGCGGCGCGCGAGCAGGGCGCTTGCCTGCTGCTGCCCGGCACGGTCTACAACTACGCGCCGGATGCGCCCATGCCGCTGCGCGAGGACGCGCCGCAGCAGCCGCCCAGCCGCAAAGGAGCCATCCGCGTGGAGATGGAGTGGCGCCTGCAGGAAGCTGCAAGCGAAGCCGCCGAGCGCCCCTGCCAGGTGCTGATCGTGCGCGCTGGCGATTTCTTTGGCCCGCAGCCGGGCAACAGCTGGTTTTCACAAGGCCTGATCCAGCCGGGAAGGCCGCCCAAGCGCGTGCTGCTGCCGGCCACGCCGGGCGTGGGCCACCAGTGGGCCTTTTTGCCCGATGTGGCGCGCACCATGGTGGCCCTGGTGCAGCGGCGCGCGGAGCTGCCGGCTTTTGCAAGCTTCCACATGGCCGGCCACTGGGACGCCGACGGGCGCCAGATGGGCGAGGCCATTCAGCGCGTGATGGCACAGCACGGCCTGCCGACACCGCGGCTGCGCGCCTTTCCCTGGTGGTTGATGCGTGTGCTCGCGCCGTTCAAAGCCACGCTGCGCGAGATGCAGGAGATGCGCTACCTCTGGCGCCAGCCCGTAAGCATGGACAACGCGCGCCTGCGAGCCGTGCTCGGCGAAGAGCCGCACACACCGCTCGACGAGGCGGTGGCGCACAGTCTGCGCGGCCTGGGCTGTCTCCCCCTTGCCGCGGCTTTGGCGTCTCACTCGGCGGCGGCTGGGCTCAAGGCATAG
- a CDS encoding GDSL-type esterase/lipase family protein, with protein MGDSTLATRSGYGDALCARFKPELQCLNLARGGRSSASYRAEGLWDALRERLRQEPLRPTWVLIQFGHNDQPGKPGRSTDLATEFPVNLARYLSELRELGATPVLLTPLTRRSFREGQLLNDLRPWAEATLRVAAEAAPPVAAIDLNALSHARVQAMGEDEADRLAMAPKPSAAEPVASAASPERAGAAKSAFDRTHVGERGAQLFSALVLRELLRVQPALAPYALSPAAAE; from the coding sequence GTGGGTGATTCCACCCTGGCCACGCGCAGCGGCTACGGCGACGCCTTGTGCGCCCGCTTCAAGCCCGAGCTGCAATGCCTGAACCTGGCGCGCGGCGGCCGCAGCAGTGCCAGCTACCGGGCCGAGGGCCTGTGGGATGCCCTGCGTGAGCGCCTGCGCCAGGAACCGTTGCGGCCGACCTGGGTCTTGATCCAGTTCGGTCACAACGACCAGCCGGGCAAGCCCGGCCGCTCCACCGATCTGGCGACCGAGTTCCCCGTCAACCTGGCCCGTTACTTGAGCGAGCTGCGTGAGCTGGGCGCCACGCCGGTGCTGTTGACCCCCTTGACCCGGCGCAGCTTCCGCGAGGGCCAGCTGCTCAATGACCTGCGCCCCTGGGCCGAAGCGACCCTGCGGGTGGCGGCTGAGGCCGCGCCGCCCGTCGCCGCCATCGACCTCAATGCCCTGAGCCATGCCCGGGTGCAGGCCATGGGCGAGGACGAGGCCGACCGCCTGGCCATGGCGCCCAAGCCCAGCGCGGCCGAGCCCGTGGCTTCGGCCGCGTCGCCGGAGCGTGCGGGCGCTGCCAAGAGCGCGTTTGATCGCACCCATGTGGGCGAGCGGGGCGCGCAGCTGTTCTCGGCCCTGGTGCTGCGCGAGTTGCTGCGTGTGCAGCCTGCGCTGGCGCCCTATGCCTTGAGCCCAGCCGCCGCCGAGTGA